One window from the genome of Pieris napi chromosome 3, ilPieNapi1.2, whole genome shotgun sequence encodes:
- the LOC125063474 gene encoding shootin-1-like, which produces MIKRNGDNVFAIASNNNQCQGGRSTVSLCPSATTRIPRATAGRMTQPDAQQNTKEANIALSTYVEKWKNRYEDAERKHKAYLLKSEKARREYDDLQRRYNILLEERNHLDAELNDRERELNKLRHVSEKLFQEYQQLKNQHEIDTGVMQKVMQQAGEWYKQNKQLKRRSTALLLALPTTVDIDITDATDTSSEASSNEEVEFLKRTVSELSEQIAALQTEANAAKLHEFEAHEVNVQLNQELEVEREKCVQQEKELQELRSQIERHNRVSKLLMEEVTGLKDNADKDRQMAETYKSEARDAKKRATVLAHQSALLMGELDLDERLGLLLGEVDSLRDALEQQSNRHKDHVQQLQLQLTEKHEDTDILLWEEKIKLAEEDAQKALERAERAEKKLAELDKRAKGEPRSALKSRISYFESGGNERIKKEIKEEEPALTQIPAPSTPAPITLAAITKPPVPTPPASPIPQEIPIVTIPISPPPPPPPVMPPPPPPPPPPPVAFESLGDMDMAKMLASKSGTLKKTKQNGGGAIDAIVDQIKGGKFQLKSTDHAVEKKPKDEQPEAVKEMLQILGTLRKRRGHRPSLITENT; this is translated from the exons ATGATTAAAAGGAACGGTGATAATGTGTTTGCGATCGCATCGAACAATAATCAGTGTCAAGGCGGACGGAGTACTGTCTCACTCTGTCCCAGTGCAACCACAAGGATCCCGCGAGCGACTGCTGGCAGGATGACGCAGCCTGATGCGCAGCAAAACACTAAAGAAGCTAATATCGCGCTCTCTACATACGTtgaaaaatggaaaaatagaTATGAGGATGctgaaagaaaacataaagCCTATCTCCTTAAATCTGAAAAAG CTCGTCGAGAGTATGATGATCTTCAAcgtcgatataatattttattggaagAAAGAAATCATCTGGATGCAGAACTCAATGACAGGGAGCGGGAGCTCAACAAGCTTCGGCATGTCTCTGAGAAACTATTCCAAGAATACCAACAGCTCAAAAACCAACATGAAATTGACACCGGGGTTATGCAAAA GGTGATGCAACAAGCGGGTGAATGGTACAAACAGAATAAGCAGCTGAAGAGACGAAGCACAGCGCTGCTGCTCGCGCTGCCCACCACCGTTGACATTGATATCACAGACGCTACAGATACAT CATCTGAAGCGAGCAGTAATGAAGAAGTGGAATTTCTGAAGCGTACAGTATCTGAACTGTCCGAGCAGATAGCAGCATTACAGACGGAGGCAAACGCGGCTAAGTTACACGAATTTGAGGCCCACGAGGTCAATGTGCAATTGAATCAG GAATTGGAGGTAGAACGAGAAAAATGCGTTCAACAGGAAAAAGAGTTGCAGGAACTTAGATCTCAAATAGAGAGACACAACCGAGTGTCCAAACTACTTATGGAAGAGGTCACAGGTCTCAAGGACAATGCTGACAAGGACCGACAAATGGCCGAGAC ttacaaATCAGAAGCACGCGACGCCAAAAAGCGCGCAACAGTACTGGCTCACCAGAGCGCATTGCTGATGGGAGAATTGGATCTGGATGAACGCCTGGGACTGCTTTTAGGTGAAGTTGATAGTCTGAGAGACGCCTTGGAACAGCAGAGTAACAGGCATAAGGATCATGTTCAGCAGTTGCAG CTACAATTAACTGAAAAGCATGAAGATACAGATATACTACTATGGGAAGAGAAAATAAAACTGGCTGAGGAAGATGCACAGAAAGCGTTAGAAAGAGCAGAACGAGCTGAGAAGAAATTGGCGGAACTCGATAAGAGAGCTAAGGGTGAACCGAGATCTGCGCTTAAAAGCCGTATTAGTTACTTCGAAAGTGGTGGAAATGAGAGGATTAAGAAAGAGATCAAGGAAGAAG AACCAGCGCTGACACAAATTCCTGCCCCCTCTACCCCAGCCCCCATAACTCTAGCCGCAATAACTAAACCCCCGGTTCCAACTCCCCCAGCATCACCAATCCCACAGGAAATCCCGATAGTCACAATTCCCATTTCACCGCCGCCCCCACCCCCACCAGTTATGCCCCCACCACCGCCTCCGCCGCCCCCGCCCCCAGTGGCCTTTGAATCCTTGGGTGATATGGATATGGCTAAGATGCTTGCAAGCAAGTCAGGCACGCTGAAGAAGACGAAACAAAATGGTG gaGGGGCAATAGACGCGATAGTAGACCAAATAAAGGGAGGCAAATTCCAGCTGAAGTCCACAGATCACGCAGTTGAGAAGAAACCCAAGGACGAACAACCTGAAGCTGTCAAAGAAATGCTACAGATATTAGGAACGTTGCGCAAGCGACGGGGGCATAGGCCTAGCCTGATCACAGAAAATACGTGA